CTCAGCCGCCCGCCGGAGGAAAGTTTCCTCCTAAAGCTCCAAGGGAAGTAACCTAAACCTCCTCGCCCCCTTAACCCCTGGGCTgctggccgggccgggggctggcggggcacgtcccggggcggggggccagGGCAGCGGGGGACAGCGGCGCCCAGCCCCTGACGCGGGGGATCCCGGCCCCAGCACGCCCGGCGCAGGGACGGGGCGAGGGGTCTCTGCTGGGGGAAGGCAGAGCGGGACCGCCCGGGCTGCGGGACCCCCCACCGCCCCAGCTGGGAGGCGTTAGTCGGGTTAGCCTGGGGACCGCAGTGCCCCACTGCTGGGGGTGAACCGCCCCCACCTGCCCGGCCCCtacaccccacagcccccccccccccagggtcctGCTACGGGTCCCCTCTCTCACACCAGCATTGGCCAGCATGCTTATCCCAGGGGGTGGCAGGAAAGGGGACAAACTACCACCCAGCAGCAACCAAGCCaggctctgccccctccccacagcaccCGGAACGCCTAGGCACACCAGGAATAGTGTCCCTGCTTGGGGGTGCCCCCTGCTCAGtctcccagcccagcaccctgtaCCACAGCCCCACCTGGCACCCCCTGTCCCGGCAGCAGTGGGTTCAGAGACATCCCAGTCCTTGTAGTCAACCTGCGGGGCTGCGATCGGGGCTTGGATGGGCTTGCCAGGTGCAGCACCAGAGGTAGGGCCCCAGGGTCTCCCCACTCGGAGAATGACACAGCCAGcctgggcacagggctgggacTTGGTCTCACCCAGTGCTTGGCAGGATGAGGGTGAACATTTCAGATACCTGTGGAGGAGCTGGGCCAGCGCCAGGCTCCATCACCTGCTTCCCTCCGCCTCACTGCCGTGGAGGGGAGCTTAGAGTCAGGGGACACACTCCAGCAAGTAAACCCCAGCTGAGCTTAGCAAAATCCAGCACCCATCGGTGCCAAAGCACAGTCTGGCTGGGGACAGGTGATGGGGCCAGGAGCCAGCCCCAAGACCCAGCCACATCTCCCATCTCCAGACCACACAGGCAGCTTGGACAGGAGAGCACTGAGCCCctggccagcccctgccctccaCGTCCCTGCATATGCTGCGCCCCTCCAACTAGCCTCAGAGAGCAGGAAGGGTCTGGTGACCTGGCCATGGCCCTTTGGGGCACGCAGGGTCATTGCCAACGCTGCctcacagccctgccctgggcaggaaTGGTCTCTGCCCACAGCAGGAGCCAGGTCTCGCCTTCAGTGCAGCatcctccctctgctctgccagggcaCTTAGGGCTCCTGTCCCTGGGCAGGACCATGGGCAGCCAGCACACCAGCCCTGAGGAGCCAGGGCTTGTAGGGCCACCTctgccccagccaggctggggctgctcctgcacaACCCTGTGATTGCTGGGGTCAGGGCTGCAGCCCTCAtgggtggggacatgggggtccaGGAGTTTGGCCCAGCTCATCCTGGGGTGAACCACCCCATCGTCTCTGCCCTCTTCTGCACAGGAACGGGGAAAGGGAGCAGCTGGGATCAGCAGGACTCACCCAGCCCCAGCGCGGTCCTCGGCCTCCTGAGGCTCCGGCAGGATGTGGGAAGGGACAGCGAGGCCAGAGTCGTTACCAGAGGTGGCTGTGCACAAACACCTCCTCGCTGCAGAGGAAGCACGTATGGCCGGACACATCCTGCACCAGGAACTTCCATGCCATGGCACAGGACTGGACAGAGGCACAGCCCATCACAGCCAGGGCCGCCTGCCCCAGCCCGACCCCCCGAGGCACCTCCGTGTCCCAGGCCTGGCACAGAGTGGGATACGGGCATGACGCCAAGTTCCTTGCCACGGGGCAAGCTGGAGTTTTCCCTTCCGACTGCCCCAGTGCTGCTGGACCCTGTGTCCCAGCCCCAGAACACAGCCCAGAGCACGCCTCACCTGCTCCCTCCaccacactgctccagcagccaacaggaggaagaggaggaggaggaagagacaggggGCTGTCAGAAAAGAGGAAGCAGCAGGTTGCCTGGCTCCTTGACCTCCATGAGCTGCTGGTGGTGGCTCGTGGCCAGCTGGGAAAGGGTTAAGCCACAGGGAGAGGAGACAGCAGAAAAATTCCTTCCAGGCAGAGTCATGGTTTCCCTGCCAGGGAAGATGGAGGCAGAGCCCCTGGGAGCTTAGCTCACCAATggaggggaagcagaggaaaGGGCCCCCAAACCAGCCCAGAGGGCAGATGGCCAGATGGTGCCCGTGGCATAGCCAGAGGCACAGGGCACCCAGCTTGAGAAGCCCCACAGCTCAGGAACCTCCCAGCCTGGCCCATCCCCACCTGGCCCATCCCCTGCAGCCATGCTCACTCCAACACCCAGGaccagcccccactccccccaggcCTCTGGGGGACActagccccagccccacagccttcACATGCCCTGTCAAGCCGAGCAGTACAGGGCTTTCAGCTGCCCTGAGAGCAGATCAGGGATGCTTTGCAGCAGAGAGACAAGGCAGGAAAGCTGGCAGGAGGGCAGCGGGCACTGGCAGGTTGCAGGCTGGTGACCCTGCCTCCAAAGGCCCAAAGCAGGGGACACTGCTGTCACAGCCCATGTGGGGCCATCGTGGTCCCCCCTGCATGCCCtggagagcagggcagggtgcAGCTAGGGACCCTACCCCAGAGCCCATGCCCTCCCCCACGTTGGGTCCAGGGCCCCATTTCCCACTCTCATGCAACAGCCCAGACACCAGCCTCTGCCAGCCAAGAgtcccccagggctgcagccgcccCATAAGAGGCCCCCCATGGACCCCACAACACCCTCCTGGTGCTCCCCTTCCCGGTGCTGCCCCTGGGAcagggccagcagcacccacagcagACACAAGTTCCCACGGTGATTTATTAGGACACAGGGACATGCTCCAGGAGGCCCCAGACTGGCCTGGCCCCGACCCAGCCACCAGCCCAGGCAGAGGCagctcccttccctctcactGCCAGCATCTCCTGGTCCAGCAGGTACCACCCATGCTGGCCCCAGCTCCAGAGCTCACAGCAGCTCCAGTGAGCAACCCCAACCAGGCTGGTACCAATCCCAGACTGGGGCGCCAGGTCCAGGCAAGCCGGACCAGGGTGGGTGCAGGGATGCTGGGCAGGGGACAGCCCAGCCCAGGGAGGATGGAGGAGATGACAACCTAGAGCTCCTGCGGGAGCTATCAGCTACAGGTAGATTTTTACAATTGGGAATTCCAAGAAATGCTGGGAGAGGCAGGACCTGGCTCTTCCCCCCAcagcaaggagagaggctgcccatccacagggaggggaaggaaggccACCCTTGTTGGGAGACCAGAGAGCAGAACTGAGCCCAGGTCCAAGGtgacagacaggcagacagcaCCACCCCATTCTTGCTGAGCCCCATCACTGCTCCCCACCCTCCACCAGCCAGCCCAGGCCCCCCGGCAGCACACCGGGCTCACCATGTGCCATACGGGCAGAGACCCAGAAGGGGCAGGGGGAACCCACCAtagcccagctcctctccccaagCCAGCCCAGGCCACGGCCTGCGTGTGTGGGCAGCCCTCCCTGCCACAGGACGCTCACATGAACTGTGACAGGTTGGGCACTTTGATGTTGATGTCTCCGATGTTGATGTTGCGAGGGATCTCTGGCAGGTTGATGTTCTTCACAGCCGAGACCGCGCGGGAAGGAGCGGCTGAGAGGCCTCCCTGCCGATGGGAGAGACCAGTGACTGCCAGCCCCttgccccccgcagcccctctgTGAGGGGCTCCAGGCTGCTCCCGGCTCAGCCCTGCACTTTGCTGCAGGAGCATCCCTGAACCGCCCTGGCCCATGCTGTCCTGCCTCCCCCGAGCCCCAGGGCCCAGCCATGTCCCCCCATGCGTGGCTCGGCACAGGTGCAGCCAGGGAGCAGCCCTCACGCCCACCTCCCGCACTGCTGATGGACCCGGTCCTATATTGGGAGCAGCAGCACGGTGCTTCCCTGTGACGCGAGCACAGATGCACCTCCAATTCACAATGACAGTGCAAACAGGGGCAATAAACTTTTCACTACCTCAGGTTATCAACCTTAATGGCAACAGCCATTTCCATGCTCAGGCTGCTCCCTACACATCTaaacagcacagagcacagctgggAAGGGATGCCCCCAGTCCTCTCCCCAAGGACTCAGGCAGGCAGAGACCGGGGATACTGGGGATACCCCATATGCACCAGCTCCAGACCCCACAGGCTGTCCCCCCTTACAGTCTGGAGTACATCAGCCTCCCACGTGGGAGAGCCACAGCGTTGCACtcacctctgccttctccagctTGCTTTGGGCCTCCACCTGTGCCACAATCTCGTTCATGTTGGTCTCCAGCACCATGCCGCCTATCACCACCTCCTGCAAGATGTGGTGAACCTGCGAggccagggaagggaaggcatGGGAAGGGATGGGAAAGGAAGGCTGCAAACCCAGCCCAGCTTACGGACCAGCCAGGAGCGGcagcagccactgctgcagaAGCATGTTGGAGACTGGCATTTCCCGGAGACACAAATCCAGCCCCATCCTCCCCTCAGCCCACACAGCCCCGGCAGCTGGCTGGCCAGAGAGCAAGAGGGCTGCCAGGGTCCTCAGCACATGGTCCCACAGCCCCGTTTAGTGCTGGTACCTCTGCTCTAGAGGATGCCTACCACAGGGACAGGAGCAAATGTTGCCCACTGGACCACCAGGCACAGGGCTGCCcccagagaggccaggtctgacCCAGCTCGCTGGCACACCCTGGCTACACCACCTCTGACACCTCATCTGAAGCTTGAtccctccctgggctgggatGCAGGTCACAACCAGGGGCAACTCCCTGCCTAGAAAGCATGCTGGAGAAGAGCCCACAAGGCAGCAGAGACCCCAGAGCCTCCCGGAGCCACTGCACAGGACACTTCTTCCCATAAACAGTTTCTTCTACCCAGAAAGCCAGGCTAGAGCCCaacttctttgctttctcttagGAAAGACGGGACtgtgacacacacacagaaaaagcacaaaaatgctATGAGagtctcctcccttccccagggtCTGCCTGGATCCAAGGATGAAATGGAGCAGTCTCAAGGCAGtgagctgctccctcctgccagccccatcAGGGAGGACCGGTGATACCCCATAGGAGAAAGGGCCCATCCTGGTTTACAAtccaggaaaacacaaacatCCCCCACCATGCCAGGTGGCTGGAACCCACCTTCAGCTCCACCACCCTGCACAGCCCAACCTTCCTTGCTAAGTCAGCAGGTCTCAACAACCACCCAGCACAGATAATGAATTTACGGCTCTCTGGTTACTTCCGTGAAATAGGCTATTAATGGAAGATGGTTAAGTTATTATATCGTTTTATGGCTTCATGAGGGCAGGTTGCACTTGTAAATGCTGTGTGGCAAATACGGCCAGGGCaatgctgtgaaaaataaagcaagccgGAGAATCTGCTAGAAGGGCGAAACCCAGCTTTGCACAAACAGCAAGCCTGATGCTCACCATGGGTCCCGTCCTGCTCCAACAGTGCCAGGAGCAGCAAGGTGTGTGGTATCAGCACTGCACAGGGCGAGCCACGGGCGATACAGCACATTCCCGGGACACCCACAGCACTGGAACTGCTGTCCCGCAGCACAGTGTCAGCTCAGCCCAGACCCAGCAAACACTGCACTGGACAGCACTAGCAGTTCCCCAGAACAGAGCATCCTGGCTGCAGGAAATGTTGTTCCTTCAAGATCTGGCTTCACCCCAAGTTGGACCGAAACCAACAGGGCAGAAATCCCAAGCAAGCTTTGTTttccaaactgaaacacagcattTCCTGAACAAACCATGTCCTCTCTGGGACCTTGCAGCTGCTGAGCAAAACTCACGTTTCTCCTCCAAGGTACGAAGAACAACCAGGGGCTGGGCAACAGCTGCCTCTGACCCTCCCAAAGGCTTTGTGGCTCCAGCCTCCCCTTGCAAAAGAGGAAGCCCTGCAGCTCTGAGGTTGCTGCTCCCAAAGCTGACAGCCTAAAAGCACTGGTGTCATTGGTGCCCAAGAACCACAGACTCAATGGCCCAGTCCAGCCGCCTGCTGCAAGAGCAGGGACCTGAAACCCGCAGCAGGTCCCATTTCACGGACCCTGTGCTGCATACAGAGTGTAACGTGTATCTTAAGGCAATAATAGAAAATCACAGGACCCAGACAAAGCTGCACCCAAATCCCAGCCAGAACCTGCTGGGTTGAGGTTGTTCACAGCCAAAGTCTCTGCTCGACAAATCGATGCTTTCCCATTGACATTGGCCTCATTTCTCCCATTCCAGTCGGGAACTCACAAACTCTGCAATCCATCTGCCAGAGCAGAGGGGTAGCACCATGCCCTGCACTGCTCTTGACAGACTGAAGTCCCAGAGGCAGGGTTCTGTGGGAGCACTGGGGCAGCATCACAGCTGGAGAAAGCCCTGCCCAGGCATCCGAGGGGCAAGACCTAGGGACCAGCAGAACAGACCTGCGTATTCCCAGCACCCCCAACACCGCCCATCTGCAACCAAGCGCTCGGAAGCACAGGCATTCAACATCAACACATCTGAGAAATAAATACACGCCAAATATAGGAAGAGAGACAAAAGGACCAACTGATAGTGGCCAAGGACTGAAGTCAAGGCTGGGGAGCAGCGGGAGCACAGGACAGGCAGTAAACAATCCTGAGTGGTAGGAGGGCCTTGGGGTGACCGAGCCCAGGGTCTCCCGGATCAGAAACCCTCCCAACTCCCATCTCCTTTGAACCCTTTGCCTGGCAGAAGAGTTCAGAGGAAGGGCAATCCGTGCTACTGCTGGCAAAACAGACAAGCAACAGGGTAATCTCTTCTGCCTGTGGGCTGCAGATTGAGTGTAAAGCTGTCAGGTCTTGGTCACACCACAAAATACATAACTGAGAGCACACCCTCCCCCAGATGAGGCCAGAGGTGATCTGGGTGGCTGCCATCACTTCTCCTGCAGGTACTCCTCCTTCCTTCTgacttcctccttcctctccttttgcTTGCTTTGATAAGAACACTTTTGCTGACAAGACAATCAATGTTATAACATTTCTGAAAGCTTACAGCCAGGCAAATTATGAAATCAAAGTCTTACTTCATCAGTTCCTAGTACATTCAGCTGATCCAGATCACCTTCTAAGATTTCCTAACTCCATTTCTCTGCCAGAGTTCAGAAGCTGGAATAGCCAACAGAAAGGGAACATTTACAgccttactgatttttttccactcctCTGTTCTTTGTTGGCATGTTTTGTCTTCAACAAAGCAAGAAAGCCCTTATCAACAGCAACACAAGTCCAGCACATGTCAGCTAAGTCCCTCCTTTCTCTAAGCATAGTCCCAGCTATCTTCAGCCCCATCTATGAGATCATCAAAGAGGACAGGCTTCCTCCCAGAAACTCTGTCCAGCTAAAAAGGAAGCATTAAAGGCTGTGTATTCCAAACACTCCCATTgttcattcccttttttttcctgcagctctaCTAAAATGTTAACAAGACCCCCAAGGGGCCCTACAGTACAGCAAGAAGAGGCAGAACACGCCTGCACAACACCAGAGCCTGCCCAGCTCCATCAACACCAGCCTGTACAGAAGACAAGAGCAAAGACTCAGCGCAGATCCCTGTCACTTGACCGCATGGTTACCCAGCGTCAGTGGCAATCACCAGGACAGCCCTCAACCCCCTCCCACCcatggctgtgctgcagcagagagcacagcCCTACAGCAGCAATGCAATGGGGCAAGTGCCAAGAGCAGAGCTTACCCATGGAGGACTCAGAACAGAGCCCAGCAACTCAGATCTCATCAGGAGGACACGATGTAAGCAGTTTATGAAGACCCCAGGCTGACAACTTCCCTACCCGGGATTTCAACCTCTCCCCAAAACTGACGCCTAATGTACCAACAGCCTCTCCTGAAAGGCTCCAGAGCTCAAGGCTGGGCCAGCTCCTGCCCATGGGAGCGCAGGCTCTAGGGAGGGCAGGGCTCTGGGGCAGCCAGGTGCTGGAGTGAACAACAGCACTGGCCCAGAGGAGCACACAGAGACTACAACCCACCTTGTCCATGTGGAAGATGAGGTCCAGCTCACAGACATTCTCAAAGCACTTGTCCAGTGTCTCCACAAACACCTAAGGTGGCAGGAAGGGAAGGTCAGTACAGAAGACCACTGCAAGATGCTTCCCACTCGCAGCCCTGACCAGAAACTTGTTGTGCCCCAGGGTATCCCCCTGAGCAGGGAACAAAACCCTCTCaacaaccccatctccttctgaTGGTAGGAAAGTGCCTGTTCCCAGGGCAAACACAGGGACACCCAGCCCAGGGGCTGCCTGGGAACCCCagtactgcagcagcagcatgggatCAGGGGACTGCCACATGGGCATCAGTGCTGGTCCTCGCTACACTGCAGAAACCAGATGAAGCTCAGACCTGCTCGAGGAGAGGGCTTGTCTTGGCAAGCTGGAACTAGAGCCTGGTCCTGGCTGGGCCAGCTGCAAAGGGAGGACATGGTGGGTCCAACCCAGGCAGCGTGGAGggctcctcctccagccccagacAAGCTCCCTCACAGCACCGGTGTGTGCTGTGGTGCTGCGAGTGACAGCTCACTGCTGTCTTCAGGTGCTACTGGTGCTGCCCGCACACCCGGCACCCCCTCAAGGGGCCTGGCACAAGGTCAAGGGCATGGAAACATGGGACTCAGCTGTTCTGGGAGAAACACCCCAGGTGTCGATGTCCTGatctgctgcagtgctgggacAATGGCTGGGGGCTGCATtcagggcagggctgcagcccacCAGAACAGCCTGAAAGGGGCAGAGTTACGGGAAACGCATGATCACAGGGCGGGTGACccgagcagggcaggcagctcctgccaccTCCTGCACCAACACTCTCACACCTACCATTAGCCAGATTTAGCAAAGGTCCCATTACAAGTCTATGCAGTGTTTGAAAACAATTTCTAAAATGTACTTTTAGTTTTGGGCCCCTccctacaagaaagacactgaggtgctggagcgtgtccagagaaaggcaacaAAGTTGGTGAAGGCCCTGTAGGACAAGTCCTAGGAGGAGGgggtgagggaactggggttgtttagcctggacaaaaggaggctgaggggtgaccttaccgctctctacaactacctgaaaggaggttgttgcaaggtgggggttggtctcttctccgaGTAACAAGCGaggggacaagaggaaatggcctcacattgcaccagggaaggtttagattagatattaggaacaatttcttcaccgaaagggttattAATCCTTGGAACTGGCtacccagggaagtagttgagtcaccggccatggaggtatttaaaagatgtatagacgtgggcgcttagggacatggtttagtggtggacttggcagtgttaggttaacactttgtttgccaatgataccaaactgagtggggaagcgGACACTTTGGGAGAGCCATGCTGCAGGAAGACCCGAAttggctggaagagtgggctaacaagaacttTATGacgttcaacaaagacaaatgtaaggtcttgcacctgggacaacataatccaggagtgcagcacaggctgggatctacccagctGGGACACAACTCTGGggaaagggacctggggatcCTTCCTGGTGGGCAACAAGCTCAGtatgagtgaacagtgtgctgctgctgcagcaaagaaagccaacaggatgctgggttgcatcaacaagcaCATCACTAGCAGatataaagaagtcattatcccccTCTCCTCAGTGCTTGGCAGGCCACACTTCatatactgtgttcagttttggtccctgcaACGCAAAAAATGCATGGACAGGCTGGAGacggtccagagaagggccacaaagatgatccaAGGCCTGGGAAGTCTtctgtatgaggaaaggctgagagaactgagTTTGtccagccttgagaaaagaaggcttaagggagaccttatcaccatgttccagtatttaaagggtggctacaaagaagatggaaacTTTCTTtctacaaggagtcacatggaaaacacatggggcaatgggtacaagttactcctggggagattccgactggacacaagaggaaaattcttcacagtgagaacaatcagccattggaataatctcctcagggaagtggtggaatCCCCAACATTGGGGATTCGGCTGGACAGGGTGCAAGGCCATattgtctagaccgtgcttttgccagAAAGGTTGGGCCAGATGATCCTTGAGATCACTTCCAACCTGgtactctatgattctataataacggttggactcgatgatcttaagggtcttttccaacctaaatgattctacgattctttttaaagaaattcattCAGATTGACTTCCCCCGCTGCTTCCAGGTGGAGGAGCTGTGTATCAGCTAACGCGCTCGCAGCTCCCCCTCCGCATCACAGCCTCCTGAACGGCTTCTCAGTCGCTTCCAGAAGGGCCAGCACAGAGGTGCCACAGACATGCAGTGCACCTGAAAGGTGTTGGGGCCAGGCCGCCCAGCAAGGACTGTGCTGTGGGGGGAGGTACCTGCCAGCCACTCTTGGGCAGTGAACCTCACTGCAGAGAGACCAACCTGGATGAGGTCCAGGATGCCCAGCTCACTCTCCGAGGAGTCCACACAGAAGACGAAGTACAGCGTGGCGTAGTGGCGGTAGATCAGCTTGTAGTCCGAGCCACCAAACAGGCTGCAGAGACACAAACAGAGGTGAAGAGTTTCAGGAGGGGGGGGATGCAGCCCAGACGCTCTCCTAGCCGAAGGGACAGTCCTGCagggccccccccttgccagagGGGCGGAGGGTTACCTGCCGCACTCCAGGAAGTTGCAGATGTGGTCATCCCGCTTCAGCACCAGGTGGAAAGTCTCTCGGATAATCTGCTGCTGGACCTCCTCCGCCTGCAAGAAGGCGAGGGCAAACACCCATGGGTGCACGGCCTGCAGGACCCACATGCCCTGCTCTCCCCCCGCTACCCCGAGGGACACCGTAAGCCGGCAGCTCCAGGTGACAGGCAGgtgccagctccctgccagccctggcaccACAGGAGCAGCCGCAGGGGCAGCCACGGGGGACCCGGCCACGGGGCATCCCGAGGGACTAGGCCTGGGCGCTGGGCTGAGGCAGGCAGGGCTCCCCAACCCCACCACGATCACCCCTGCAAGCCGGGGCCTCCCCAGAGCCCCGGCAGAGCCCCACCGATGCCCCCGGCCCCGCACCAGGTGCTGGTAGAAGCGGACGAGCCGCGGCTTGCCGTGGTTGTTGAACACCAGGATGGCGTTGATCATCCCGGCGGCTGGACGGGACGAGACGGGAGCAGAACCGGGACGGCAGCGGTCGCAGCCTCCCCGCAGGAAGCCCCTCGCCCGCCCCGGAaacgcggcggcggggcggcgctcCGGGACGGCTCCCGGCAGGCCGAACCCGGGCGGCCCCGCGAGGACCCCGCGGTCCCGGAGCAGCCGGGGCTCGGCCTCGGCCCAACGCGCAGTGCCGGGGCTCGGGGACCGGGGGACGCTCGGAGCCGCTCCTCCCGCGGCGCCCGGGCGGGGACGCAGCCGCTCTCCCACTGCCAAGGCCGGGGGCTCCCGGGGGCCGTGCTGCTGGACCGGGGCCTGCCCCGGCCCTCTCCGGGACAGCGACAGCCACCGGGGCAGACCGGGGAGGGGGCAACCGTTCCTCGCGGCCCCCGCCggggcagggcgcaggcaggtcTAGaaccgggccgccgccgccgcccgcaccgGGAAGACGCTGCCCaggcccgccgccggccgcgccgccagggggcgcaCCAGCCCCAGAGCGACGGGAGCCGCGTGGTGCCACGCCGCGGCGGAGAGAGCGGGAGGCGTGGCCGCTCGCCGGGGCGGAGTTGGCGACAGACCACGCCCTCTCTTAAAGCGCTCGCTCCCTTGCCTGCCGGGGTGGTCGTGAGCGGGGTCAGAGGTCACCGGCGGGGCCTggcggtggggctgcagtgcgggcgGCCGGAGCAGACCCCGGCCTGTCCTGGGCGGGGCTGCTGCCCCCCGGCACCCAGCGGGGCCGGCCCTGCGGCTCTCCCCGCCTCTCCCTGGGgctcagcccttctgtccgctgCCTCACCAgcccctgtcctgtccccagcaGGAGCTGCCGGGAGGGGAGAAGCCCCCCCAGGCCCACTGCGTGGGGACAGCCAGGCTGGGCCACCAAGGGCTTTACAGGAGGACTCTCAGCTGCCCGCCATTTTCTGCGCTCACTGCGGCCCGACGGCTCCCCCAGGCCCAGGCCAGCCCCGCCGGCCGTGGTGCCCAGGGTGGCCTGCTCACGGCCTGGGGGGCTGCTTGCGGCCGCGGCTGCTCCTTGTgggctctcctccctgccacctCCGGTGAAACTCCCGCTGCAGCGTCGCCGTTCAGCTGGGCCGAGCCATCAGGGTGGCTCCGGGGGATGAGCATTATTTATGGGGCCGCCAGCCTTGGGCTGTGGTCGGAGCACAGTATAGGGGAGTTCCATCCAGGTGATCAGCCACAGCGGTGGAGGGGGTGACACCCAGAGAGCCTATGACCCCCCAGGACCTCTACCGCTGCACGGGCACCACCCACAGACAAACAATTGTTAGAGCTCTGAAAAACTCAATCTGCTGAAGAGTTATTTTGAAGAGGAAAGGGAGACAGAATCACACGTGACAATTGCAGTTGcaccagggtttttttaagg
This window of the Accipiter gentilis chromosome 10, bAccGen1.1, whole genome shotgun sequence genome carries:
- the AP3S2 gene encoding AP-3 complex subunit sigma-2; protein product: MINAILVFNNHGKPRLVRFYQHLAEEVQQQIIRETFHLVLKRDDHICNFLECGSLFGGSDYKLIYRHYATLYFVFCVDSSESELGILDLIQVFVETLDKCFENVCELDLIFHMDKVHHILQEVVIGGMVLETNMNEIVAQVEAQSKLEKAEGGLSAAPSRAVSAVKNINLPEIPRNINIGDINIKVPNLSQFM